A window of Bufo gargarizans isolate SCDJY-AF-19 chromosome 9, ASM1485885v1, whole genome shotgun sequence contains these coding sequences:
- the NTMT1 gene encoding N-terminal Xaa-Pro-Lys N-methyltransferase 1 — MSTGLVEDESQFYCKAKKYWKNIPPTVDGMLGGYGHISSIDINGSKKFLQRFLRDGPHNTAIATTCALDCGAGIGRITKRLLLPLFKTVDMVDVTDEFLSKAKTYLGEDGKRIGEYYCCGLQDFVPEPNRYDVIWIQWVIGHLTDSHLVDFLKRCKAGLRPSGIIVIKDNMAQEGVVMDDVDSSVCRDLDLVCRLIRQAGLAVLAQERQENFPEEIYHVYSVAMR; from the exons ATGTCGACCGGCCTGGTAGAAGACGAATCCCAGTTTTACTGTAAAGCGAAGAAATACTGGAAGAACATCCCCCCCACGGTGGATGGGATGCTGGGAGGGTACGGTCATATATCTAGTATCGATATCAATGGCTCCAAAAAGTTCCTGCAGAGATTCCTGCGA GACGGCCCCCATAATACCGCCATTGCCACCACGTGCGCTTTGGACTGCGGAGCTGGTATCGGGCGGATCACCAAACGCCTCCTGCTGCCGCTCTTCAAAACCGTAGAcatggtggacgtcacagacgAGTTTTTAAGCAAAGCAAAGACTTACCTGGGGGAGGATGGGAAGAGGATCGGCGAATACTACTGCTGCGGCTTACAAGACTTTGTCCCTGAGCCCAATCGCTATGATGTCATCTGGATCCAGTGGGTTATAG GACACTTGACCGACAGCCACTTAGTGGATTTCCTCAAGAGATGTAAAGCCGGCCTGAGACCCAGCGGCATAATCGTCATCAAAGACAACATGGCCCAGGAAGGGGTCGTCATGGACGACGTGGACAGCAGCGTCTGCAGGGACTTGGACCTGGTATGTCGCCTCATCAGACAAGCCGGCCTCGCTGTGCTGGCCCAGGAGAGGCAGGAGAACTTTCCCGAGGAAATCTACCACGTCTACTCCGTCGCCATGAGATAA